From Pirellulales bacterium:
CTTGGACGCGGCCCGTCTGCACGTCCCCCTCGACGAGTGCCGAGCTCTTGGCCTTGAGCGGTGCGCTGGCAGGGTCGGGCGCCTCGAGCGTGAGCCCCCATTGGGCGATCTTCCAGGTCCGCGCGGCGACCTCATCGTGCAAGAGGATCGTTCCGTCGATAATCTCGAGACGCAGGGCCGGCGGCGGCGAGCTCGCTTCGGTCGAGGGCTCGCTCGGCGTGGCGTCCTCGCCAGCCACGCTGTTCAGCAGATCTTCGATGTTGCTGCCATCGGCGCGGAGCTTGACCTCCATCAGGGGGCGTTCGATGCGTACCGTGCCGAGATCGCTCTGGCTGAGGGCCAGTCGCCACAGTGCGCGATCGACGTCGACCGCCGCGACTTGCAGCAGCGGTGTCCCCTGGCGGTCGCTCACCTTGAGGTTCTCGAGCTCGATGCCCGATATCCAGCCGAGCGACGCGGAGCCGAACCGCACGTCGAGGTTGTAGCCGTCGGCGGCGCGGGCCACGGCCCAGTGCAGCAGCCCCGACTTGGCGATCAACCAGGGAGCGAACCAGAGCCCCGCGACCAGCAACCCGGCCACGATCAGCAAGATCTTTCGCCCGCGCTTGGGCGGCTGTTCGAACGACGAGGAGTCCTCCACGTCGCGCACCAACTTGCGACGACGATATTGCGTACGATCGGCGGTAGACATCGCGAGCCATCCTTGACTGCTGGCGAAGAGAGACGAGCGGGGGCGGCATTGTAGATACGTCGCCGCGCCGGGCCTAGATCGCTCGCGCCGCACGTTTCGCTTGCGGCGCGTGCGCCCGATCGCTAGCGTGACGTTGCTAGCACGACCGTCGACCCAACACCATTGCGCACCCTGTGACCCGTTCCACCATGACCTTGTTTCACGAACTGCCGCTGCCCCCCGGCCTCGCGAGCGCGTCGCTCGGCGAAGCTACGTCGCTCGCCTTTACCGAAGGTCCCGCCGTTGGGGCGGATGGGAGCGTCTACTTTTCCGACATCGAAAACAATTGCATTTACAAGCTGGCGCCCGATGGCGTTCGCACAGTGTTTCGCCAGCCCAGCGGACGGACGAACGGCCAGTGGTTCGATCCGCAAGGACGGTTGCTGCACTGCGAAGGATCGGAACGTGGACCGGGAGGTGGCCGGCGCGTGACGCGGACGAATCTGCAGACCAGCGCCTACGAAGTCCTGACCGAGACCTACGACGGCAAGCGTTACAACTCGCCGAACGATATCTGCACCGATGCGGAAGGGCGTATTTTCTTTACCGACCCGCGCTACGGCGATCGCACGGACATGGAGCTCGACGTCGAAGGGGTTTATCGCATCGATCTCGACGGCGAGGTGACGCGCATTCTCGGAAATGAGGAAGTCGATCGTCCGAACGGACTGGCGGTGACGCAGGACGGCCGGCTGCTCTACGTGGTCGACAGTTGCCCGCTGCCCGGTCGCCATCGAAAGATCTGGGCCTTCGATCTCGACGCCCAGGGCAATCCGGGACCGGGCCGCGAGGTGTTCGATTTCTCACCCGGTCGTGGTGGCGACGGCATGCGACTGGACGTCGAGGGCAACCTCTATATCGCGGCCGGCATTATGGCGCCGCGTGGCCCGCACGAAACGGCCGCGGTTCCGCCGGGCGTGTACGTCATCTCGCCGGAGGGCATGCCGCTGGGGATGATTCCCGTGCTCGAAGATCGCGTGACGAATCTCGCCTTTGGCGGTCCCGATGGCCGCACGCTGTACATCACGGCCGGAAAGACGCTGTTCACCACGCGGGTGCCGACGCCGGGCCAGGTTTCGTTTCCGCGCTGGACCACGTAAAGCACCTAACGCCGTCGTAAGCGTCAAGGATCAGAGCTGCACGCGCGGCGTGCCGTTGCTGGTGGTGCCTTCGACATTGGGCGCGATCCGGCCCGTGGCGGCGTCGTAGAACCAGCCGACGATCGCACCGTCGGCCTCGAGCTCCTCGTTCGGCGAGGCGGACGCCGGATCGTTCGACGGCAGGAAAGCGATCCCTTCGTTAAAGGGATTCGTCAACCCTTGGACGGTGACATACGGTCCATAGGGATAGCGAGAATTCTGGCTGAGCGAGATCTCGCCGTTGGCATTCGTGTAGAAGAGCAGATGTAGAAAGGGATGCCAGCCGTCGGTGCCCGGCGGATTGCCCTTGTGTTCGGCGCGGTAACGCTCGATCTGCAAGCGGATGTGCTTGACGTTGTACATCAGCGTGGCGTCTTTCGCGTCTTCCGACGAGTCCTGGAAGACCGGCACCACGACCGACGCCAATGCCCCGAGGATGACGATGATCGTCATCATTTCGATCATCGTAAAGCCGGCACGTCGGCCATTGCGGGCCCGCCTGGATGTCATCGGTCGCATCGCCTGATTCCGAGTCTTTGACGCCAACTGGGCACCTGGGGAGGAACGCGACGATCTTCCGCCTGGCAATGCGCACGGTTGCACGTGGCCAGCCTGATGCCTTCTATTAGTTACCTACGTCACGGCGGCGCAACGGCCAACAGCCCCCCAGCCATCCGTAACGATTGCATCGAACATACCGCTCTGTCGCGTTATGCCGCGCAGGGCCCGGCACGATCAGACTCCCACTCCCGACTCGCGTTGAATCGATATGCCAGAACCGCACCAGGCGGACACGCGAGGTAATTCGTGGGTCCAGATGTTTGCCCCCGGATTGCTCGTGGCCGCCACGGGGGTCGGAGCGGGCGATCTCATCACAAATAGCATCGTTGGCTCGACGGTCGGTGTCGGCGTGCTCTGGGGGGCGGTGCTGGGCGCCGTCATGAAGTGGTCGGCCGCCGAAGGGATCGCGCGGTGGCAGATGGCCACGGGCACGACCCTGCTCGAAGGCTGGAACGACCGCCTGGGCGCCTGGGTGCGATGGTGCTTCCTAGCCTACTTCGTGATTTGGTGCCTCAGCGTCGGGTCGGCCTTGGTCAATGGCTGTGGCATCGCCGGAGCCGCGATCCTGCCCGTCGGCGACGCACAAACCTCGAAGGTCGTCTGGGGCGTCGCCCATTCGCTCGTGGGTCTGGCGCTGGTCTGGTTCGGCGGCTTCAAGAGCTTCGAGCGCGCGATGTCGGCGCTGGTGGGAGTGATGTTCGTTTCCGTCTTGTTGACGGCGCTCTTCTGTCGACCCGATTGGTCGGCCGTCGCCGAGGGGCTCTTCGTTCCCTCCATGCCCACGGCGGGACGCCACCATCTACTGGCTGTGCTCGGAGGCGTGGGAGGCACGGTGACGCTGCTGTCGTACGGCTACTGGATTGCCGAGATCGGGCGCCACGGACAGCAAGGGCTGCGCACCTCGCGAATCGACCTGGCCGCTGGTTACTTGCTGACCGCGTTCTTCGGCGTGGCCATGATTGTTATCGGCTCGCGCATCCAAATGGAGGAAGGAGACGGCTTTGCCGAATTAGCCACGCGACTGGCCGAACAACTCGAGCTGGTGCTGGGGCCGGCCGGACGATGGATCTTCCTGTTCGGTTTCTGGGGGGCCGTCTTTACCAGTCTGCTCGGCGTGTGGCAGAGCGCGCCGTACCTGTTCGCCGACTGGCGTTCGCTGGCGCGGGGAGATGACGCCGCGACCCGCGCGCGGCTCGATCTTGCCCAGACGCGCGACTATCGCCTGTGGTTGGTCGCGATGGCGATCGTTCCCCTCTTCTCGTTGGGCCTTTCGGTGAAGATGGTGCAATATGTGTACGCGGTGCTCGGCGGGCTCTTTATCCCGCTGGTCGCGCTGACGCTGCTGTTGCTGAACAACCGCGGCGACTGGGTCGGTCGCGAGTTCAAGAATGGCTGGTTCATCAATGCCCTGCTCGTGGCCACGCTCGCCTTCTTTGCATACGTTGGAATCGTCGAATTGCTCGAACAACTGACCGCCTGACCCCTCTGGATCGACCGAGAACGCCATGCAGCCGGTGACTTTTCTGACGGGGGCCTCCTCGGGGATCGGCCGCGCACTCGCTCCGCTACTGGCCGCCGACGGTCATGCCGTGGCCTTGGTGGCGCGGCGCGTCCACCTGCTCGATGAAGTCGCCGAGACGATTCGCGCGGCCGGGGGGCGGGCCTTGCCGATCGAGTGCGACGTCGCCGACTTCAGCTCGGTACAACTCGCCGTGCAGCGCTGCGAAGACGAGCTAGGCCCCGTCGATCGCCTGATCGCGAACGCCGGCATGGGACGACCCACGCCGGTCAGGAACTTTCGCTCGTCCGACTTTGAGGTCGCCTTGGCCACAAACTTCATGGGCCTGGTCTACTGCGTCGAAGCCACCCTGCCAGGCATGTTACGGCGCGGCGGGGGCCAGATCGTGGGCGTCAGCAGCCCCGCAGGTTGGCGCGGCATCCCCGGCAGTGGCGCTTACTCGTCGAGCAAGGCGGCCATGACCAATCTGCTCGAGAGTCTCCGCATCGAGCTGCTGGATCAACGCGTCTCGGTCACGACGATCGAGCCTGGCTTCGTGCGAACCGAGATGACCGACCAGAACGATTTCCAGATGCCCTTCCTGCTGGAGCCCGAGGATGCGGCACGGCGGATTCATCGCGCGATTCTCCGGCGGCGGCGCGTGTTCGCGTTTCCCTGGCAGATCAAGGTTTTGTTCAAGTCGACCAATCTGCTACCCCTGGCCATCTACGATCGCCTGTTTGCTCGTCTGACCCGCCAGCGGAATGCCTTCGCGGAGGAACAATCGCGCTAGCCCAACGTCGCGTCCGCGAACGCGTGGACAGGGCTACTGGCCGGTCGCGCCCATTCTCGATCGGGCGACGGTTTTACCGCTCCTTGGCGTACCTTTGCACCACACGTCGCAAAAAAATTTGTACCCGCGCCGTATACGTTTTGACGTATCGCGCGGCGCAACTGCGTTCCGAGCGACATGCTAGCAGTTGCGCTGGACGACAATCGGGCATTCTGCTGTCGCGCCTATCGACGCTCCAAGCCCCACGCTGTTTCCCAACGGACTTCTTTCCGGCGATCCGCGCAACCGTGGCAACCTGCGTGAGGCGCGAAGTCTCTGGCGCGCTGCGGACAATGGCTGTGCCGCGCAAGAAGCCCCGCCGATAGGTGCCAACAGCATCGTGCAGCGGACGCTCGTTTACGTCGCAATCCGAGACGGGACAACGGGCTGCATGTCGAATGAATTGACCCCGTGTCCACAAAAACGACACGAACAATGTCTGTCTCGGGGAGGGAATCTTCCATGCGTCGCCGCACAACACCACTTGCCATCGTGCTAGCTCTGCTCACAGCGCTAGCAACGCCAGTAGCAGCAGAAAGCGAGGAGAGTCGCGAGAAGTCGAGCCGCTCGCGGACCAAGGCCCGGCCCGTCGCGCGGCTACAAGAGCCCGTGCCCGAGATCCCTTTGCCTCCGGTCGAAGTTCGCCCGGAGGAAGAAGCCCCCGCGCCAGCACCGAACGAACCACGACCGCCGCAACGTGGCGGCGCGCCGAATCAACCCTCCGACACCGCGCCGGAAAGTGCGTCGGACGATCTGCTCCCCGAGCTGAGCGGCGCCGGCACGGAAAACGATTTGACTTCGATGTCGCAGAACATCGGCCGCAACCCGTTCGATCTTCCCTACAGCTATCCTAGCCTGCGCGAGCAGGATTTCGCCGGTCTGAATAGTGCCACGCGCGACAGCACGTCGCTCTTCGATAATCCGTCGTTCGCCACGATCATCGATCGCAGCCAGCTCAACGAGCGCGACGCATCGGACATGTTCCGCGCGCTGCAGTACGAAGTGGGCGTGCTGATGCAGGCAACGGCCCGCGGTCAGGCCAGCCCTTTCCTGCGTGGTCTGACGGGCCAGCAAGTGCTGCTGCTGGTCGATGGCGTGCGGCTCAACAACTCGACCTACCGTGCCGGACCGAATCAGTATTTCAACCTGATCGATCCCGGGATGGTCGACCGCGTCGAGATCGTGCGCGGCCCCGAGGGCGTGGTGTGGGGGGCCGACGCGATCGGCGGCGTGATCAACGTCGTGTCGCGCAGCGCCTCGCCGTTCCGCGGCAACTATGGCTTTCCGACCTTTACCGAGTATTTCGGCACCGCCGACACGTCGTCGTACAGCCGCGGCAATATCGAAGGCTGGGTCGGCAACAGCGGCGTCTTTGCCGGTGGCAGCTACCTGAACGTGAACGATCTCGACCGCGGCGGCTCGCTCGGTCGTCAGCCCTTCACGAACTTTCACCAGTACGCGGGAGACGTGAAGTATAACTACCTGCTCAGCTCCGACTGGATGCTGACGGCCGACGTGCAGCACTTCGAGCAACTCGACCTGCCACGCAGCGACCGGTTCCCGCCCTTCGTCTTGGGTCCACCGGCAAACACGCCGCGCCCCACCTGGTTCAACCCGCAGCAGCGCGATATGGCTTATCTGCGACTGCAAGGCGTGGCATACAGTGGGCTTTTCGATGCCGCGTCATCGACCGTGTCGTACCAGCGCAACAAGGAGGCCGTGACCGAGATTCGCAGTGCCACGCGCACCGATCAGGGCGAGTTCGACGTGAATACGTTCGGCTACGACCTGGTCTTCGCCAAGGATCTCGAAAGCTTCGGCTCGCTGACCTACGGCTGCGACATCTACTACGACCACATCGATTCGTTCCGCAATCAGATCAACCCACAAACGGGCGTTTCGGTCCCTTCGACGCCCCAGTTCCCCGACGGCAGCACGTACGATCGCATGGGGACGTTCCTCAGTTGGCGCGTGCCGCTGGTCGATCGTCTCGACGCGGTGACGGGCGTGCGCTACGAAAATGCCAACGCCCAGGCGGTGCCCACCGTGAACAACGTCCGCGTGCCCTTCAAACGCAACTACCGCGACTGGATTACCAGCGCCGGTTTGATCTACTCGGCGACCGACAACTTGAACATCGTGGGGAACGTCTCGGAAGGCTACCGTGCCCCGAACCTCGACGACCTGACGGCCGACAACACCGTGCTGCAGAATGGCACGGACCTGCCGAGTCTCGACGTCGATCCGGAGCATCCGATCAACTACGAAATCGGCTTCAAGGTCGATACGCCCCGTCTGCGGATGCAGGTCTTCCAGTTCTGGACCGATCTGCGCAATCAGATCTTGCGACAGGCGGTTGATGCCAACGGCAACCCCGTGCCCGACGTCATCGTCAACGGCGTTCGCGTGCCGGGCAGCTCGAACTTCGTCCGGGCGAACTTCGACTGCTACATGTACGGCACCGAACTGGCCGGCGAGTATCTGCTCGAAGACGGCTGGAGCCTGTACGGCAACTACTGGTACACGTACGGCCTCGACCGCTCGCGCAGCGAACCGCTGAGCCGCGTCCCGCCGATGCAAGGCATCGTCGGTTTCCGCTGGCGCGACGAGTACGACCGCAACTGGTTCGACATCTTCACCTGGCTCGTCGATCGCCAGGATCGATACGCGGCGCAGAACAATGTCGATTCGCGCTTCATTGCCGGTGGAACTCCGGGTTACGCCACGCTCAACATGCGCGTCGGCAAGAACTTTGGGGAATGCCTCAACCATCGCGTGAGCATGTCGCTGGAGAATATCACCGACAAGGCATATCGCGTGCTGGGCTCGGGAGTCGACGGGCCGGGCATCAACGCCGTGTTCGGCTACGAGTATCTGCACTAGTCCTTTGCGGGGGCTGCGGGGCGCCGTCGTCGGCGACGATCCGACGACGGCGCCGGCGAAATCAGGTTCGTCGAAGGATCTCTCGACGGCGTCACTCGAGTGCGGCATACTGAAATCGTGATCCACTTTCCCGTTCATCCTCGGAATCTGGCCTGGTTCTCAGCGTCGCTGCTGGGTTTGGCCATCATTATGGGCGGAATGCTTGCTGGTCCCGCCCGCGGCGACTCGCACGTCGCTTCGCCCGACATGGGGCCGCCCCCGGGGTTGGCTCCCGCACCCCACATGTTTCCCGGGGCGCCCTCTTTGCCAGCCGATGGATCGCCACCGTCCTCCGACGGAGCGCCCCCGCTCGTTCCACCGCAGGGTAGTCTGCCAGCGGGTTTTCCCCTGCCGGCGCGAGGGCAGCAGCCGCCGATCATCGTCGACGATCCGTTTCCGCCGCGACTGCTAAACAACGTGCCCCCGTTGTATCCGCGCCAAGCGCGGCGCGAGGGAAAGCAAGGCACGGTGCTGCTGCGGCTGGAAGTGATGGAGCATGGGGCGGTTTCGCGCGTGGAATTGCTCTCTTCGAGCGGCCACGAGATGCTCGACCTGGCCGCCATCGAGGCCGTCCGCGGCTGGCGTTATGCCCCCGTTCGCCAGGGTGGCAAGCCGATTCGTTGGGCCGGTCGCCTGCCGGTGAACTTCGTGCTCGACTGAGCTCGGGGGTCTCGCGTGCGAGGGGGTCTGCTTTGCGGACTTTTCTCGCGGCGAAAGCCCGTTTGCAGCGAGTGGCTCTTTCTAACACAATGGCACTCTCCACGCGTCATTCTCTGCGAGAGTTCGTGCCATGTCCGTCGCGTCGCGCCACTACGTGCTGTTGATCTGGGGAGCGCTGCTAGCCTCGTTCTGCGTTCGGCCCAGCGCGGCCGAGGGGTTGGCAGAAAAGTTCCAGACGATTGTGGCGCAGCCGGAGTTCCGCACCGCGCAGTGGGGATTGCTGGTGGCCGATCTCGAATCGGGTGAAGTGCTGTACGAATACCAAGCGGACAAGCTTTTCGCGCCGGCCTCGACGACCAAGCTCTATTCGGTGGCCGCGGCCCTGGCGCAGTTCGGCAAGGATTTTCGCTTCGAAACGCCGCTGGTGCGGCGCGGTGAAGTCTCGAACGACGGCCGCCTGGAGGGAGATCTCATCCTCATCGCCAGCGGCGACCCGACCCTGGGAGGCCGCAGCGTCGAGTCGGATCAGATCGCCTTCACCAACGGCGATCACACCTATGCCAATAGCTCGAAGAAAACCGAGCTGACGGCGCCCGATCCGCTCGCCGGCTTGAACGCCTTGGCCAAACAGGTCGCCGACGCCGGCATCAATCACATCGCCGGCGACGTCCTCATCGACGATCGCCTGTTCGATCTCGACGAGAGCACGGGCAGCGGGCCCTCGCGCCTGACGCCGATCATGGTGAACGATAATGTCATCGACGTCGTCGTGTCGCCGGGCGAAGTTGGCAAGCCGGCGTTCGTCGACTGGCGTCCGAAGTCGGCCACCTTCTCGGTCGACGCCCAGGCTCAAACCGTGGCGGCCGGTGGCAAGCTCGACCTCGATGTCTTCTTTGCCGCGCCGAATCGTATCCTGGTGCGCGGCACTATTCCGGCCGACTCGAAACCGGTGGTGCGGATCGTCGAGGTAACCGATCCCGCCACGTTCGCGCGAATTTTACTGATCGAGGCGTTGGAACGAGCGGGGGTGAACGTCAAGGCACGTCTCGCGGCGGCCAACGCCAGGGATCGCTTGCCCGATCGCGATCAGACGGCCCAGTTGCCGCGCGTCGCCCTGCTCACTTCTCCCCCGCTGAGCGAGGAAGCCAAGCTGATTCTGAAGGTCAGTCACAACCTGCACGCGAGCACGCTGCCACTGCTCCTGGCCGCGCGTCACGGAAAGCGCACGCTCGAACAAGGCCTACGCATCCAGGCCGGCGTACTTCATGAGCTGGGCGTCGACGTCGACACGATCTCGTTCGGGGGCGGCGCCGGCGGGGCTCGAGCCGACTATATCACGCCCCGTGCCACGGTATCGCTGCTGCGGCACATGGCCACCCGCGACGACTTCGACGTCTATCTCGCGGCGCTACCGATCCTGGGCGTCGACGGCACTCTGGCCGAGGCCGTCTCCGCCGACAGTCCCGCCCGAGGCACAGCGCAGGCCAAGACCGGAACCCTCTACTGGCGGAACAATCTCGACGGCGGCTTTCTGCTGCAGAGCAAAGCCTTGGCCGGGTATCTGACCGCGGCGAGTGGCCGTCGCCTCGTCTTCGCGCTCTTCGTCAATAACGCGTTGCTCGACAACGCCGACGGCACCGGTAGGATCGGCCGCACCCTGGGGAACGTGTGCGAGAAGATCCACGAATCGTATTAGCCGGCGTGGAAGCCCGGCGCGAGACGGACTTCGCGTCGTCGTCGTAAACATTAGAATGCGAGCTGCGGCGTGTCGCGGAAGTCAGCGAATTCGCCGGCCATCCGTGGGGCCGTAGTGTCGGGGCGCCGTCATCGCGTGGAGGGAGTCGACTCATTCCCCAGGAGAGTTATTTCGATCGGATGTTTCGCTGGCTCGAATGGGAGTCGGCCGCCGAGGCCGATGAGCTGGCCGAACGGCGCAAGCTGCGCACGCGCAAAACGGCCGAGCAAAGTGGCGAAACGCTGATCGATCTGGCGATCGAGGACCATCAAACAGGGCTGGCGGGCCGGCACCTCTTCACCTTCGTCAAGCGCAACCGCACGTGTGATCTGCCTTGGAACCGGCTGCGAATCGGGTCGCCGGTGGTCGTGACCCCCGTGGGCGACGACGAAGAACCCGCCCAGAACGGGGTCGTCAGCGCCCGCTCGCAGCACTCGATTCAGGTGGCGTTCGAGCATTGGATCTCGGGCAAGCTCTTCGATCTCGATCTCTCGGCCGACGAGGTCACGCGCAATCGCGAGCGCGCGGCGTTGGCTCGGGCGAGTGAAGTGCGCGGGCGGCAACTCG
This genomic window contains:
- a CDS encoding energy transducer TonB — encoded protein: MPADGSPPSSDGAPPLVPPQGSLPAGFPLPARGQQPPIIVDDPFPPRLLNNVPPLYPRQARREGKQGTVLLRLEVMEHGAVSRVELLSSSGHEMLDLAAIEAVRGWRYAPVRQGGKPIRWAGRLPVNFVLD
- a CDS encoding Nramp family divalent metal transporter, with the translated sequence MFAPGLLVAATGVGAGDLITNSIVGSTVGVGVLWGAVLGAVMKWSAAEGIARWQMATGTTLLEGWNDRLGAWVRWCFLAYFVIWCLSVGSALVNGCGIAGAAILPVGDAQTSKVVWGVAHSLVGLALVWFGGFKSFERAMSALVGVMFVSVLLTALFCRPDWSAVAEGLFVPSMPTAGRHHLLAVLGGVGGTVTLLSYGYWIAEIGRHGQQGLRTSRIDLAAGYLLTAFFGVAMIVIGSRIQMEEGDGFAELATRLAEQLELVLGPAGRWIFLFGFWGAVFTSLLGVWQSAPYLFADWRSLARGDDAATRARLDLAQTRDYRLWLVAMAIVPLFSLGLSVKMVQYVYAVLGGLFIPLVALTLLLLNNRGDWVGREFKNGWFINALLVATLAFFAYVGIVELLEQLTA
- the dacB gene encoding D-alanyl-D-alanine carboxypeptidase/D-alanyl-D-alanine-endopeptidase; translated protein: MSVASRHYVLLIWGALLASFCVRPSAAEGLAEKFQTIVAQPEFRTAQWGLLVADLESGEVLYEYQADKLFAPASTTKLYSVAAALAQFGKDFRFETPLVRRGEVSNDGRLEGDLILIASGDPTLGGRSVESDQIAFTNGDHTYANSSKKTELTAPDPLAGLNALAKQVADAGINHIAGDVLIDDRLFDLDESTGSGPSRLTPIMVNDNVIDVVVSPGEVGKPAFVDWRPKSATFSVDAQAQTVAAGGKLDLDVFFAAPNRILVRGTIPADSKPVVRIVEVTDPATFARILLIEALERAGVNVKARLAAANARDRLPDRDQTAQLPRVALLTSPPLSEEAKLILKVSHNLHASTLPLLLAARHGKRTLEQGLRIQAGVLHELGVDVDTISFGGGAGGARADYITPRATVSLLRHMATRDDFDVYLAALPILGVDGTLAEAVSADSPARGTAQAKTGTLYWRNNLDGGFLLQSKALAGYLTAASGRRLVFALFVNNALLDNADGTGRIGRTLGNVCEKIHESY
- a CDS encoding TonB-dependent receptor gives rise to the protein MRRRTTPLAIVLALLTALATPVAAESEESREKSSRSRTKARPVARLQEPVPEIPLPPVEVRPEEEAPAPAPNEPRPPQRGGAPNQPSDTAPESASDDLLPELSGAGTENDLTSMSQNIGRNPFDLPYSYPSLREQDFAGLNSATRDSTSLFDNPSFATIIDRSQLNERDASDMFRALQYEVGVLMQATARGQASPFLRGLTGQQVLLLVDGVRLNNSTYRAGPNQYFNLIDPGMVDRVEIVRGPEGVVWGADAIGGVINVVSRSASPFRGNYGFPTFTEYFGTADTSSYSRGNIEGWVGNSGVFAGGSYLNVNDLDRGGSLGRQPFTNFHQYAGDVKYNYLLSSDWMLTADVQHFEQLDLPRSDRFPPFVLGPPANTPRPTWFNPQQRDMAYLRLQGVAYSGLFDAASSTVSYQRNKEAVTEIRSATRTDQGEFDVNTFGYDLVFAKDLESFGSLTYGCDIYYDHIDSFRNQINPQTGVSVPSTPQFPDGSTYDRMGTFLSWRVPLVDRLDAVTGVRYENANAQAVPTVNNVRVPFKRNYRDWITSAGLIYSATDNLNIVGNVSEGYRAPNLDDLTADNTVLQNGTDLPSLDVDPEHPINYEIGFKVDTPRLRMQVFQFWTDLRNQILRQAVDANGNPVPDVIVNGVRVPGSSNFVRANFDCYMYGTELAGEYLLEDGWSLYGNYWYTYGLDRSRSEPLSRVPPMQGIVGFRWRDEYDRNWFDIFTWLVDRQDRYAAQNNVDSRFIAGGTPGYATLNMRVGKNFGECLNHRVSMSLENITDKAYRVLGSGVDGPGINAVFGYEYLH
- a CDS encoding type II secretion system protein encodes the protein MTSRRARNGRRAGFTMIEMMTIIVILGALASVVVPVFQDSSEDAKDATLMYNVKHIRLQIERYRAEHKGNPPGTDGWHPFLHLLFYTNANGEISLSQNSRYPYGPYVTVQGLTNPFNEGIAFLPSNDPASASPNEELEADGAIVGWFYDAATGRIAPNVEGTTSNGTPRVQL
- a CDS encoding SMP-30/gluconolactonase/LRE family protein — protein: MTLFHELPLPPGLASASLGEATSLAFTEGPAVGADGSVYFSDIENNCIYKLAPDGVRTVFRQPSGRTNGQWFDPQGRLLHCEGSERGPGGGRRVTRTNLQTSAYEVLTETYDGKRYNSPNDICTDAEGRIFFTDPRYGDRTDMELDVEGVYRIDLDGEVTRILGNEEVDRPNGLAVTQDGRLLYVVDSCPLPGRHRKIWAFDLDAQGNPGPGREVFDFSPGRGGDGMRLDVEGNLYIAAGIMAPRGPHETAAVPPGVYVISPEGMPLGMIPVLEDRVTNLAFGGPDGRTLYITAGKTLFTTRVPTPGQVSFPRWTT
- a CDS encoding SDR family NAD(P)-dependent oxidoreductase, with amino-acid sequence MQPVTFLTGASSGIGRALAPLLAADGHAVALVARRVHLLDEVAETIRAAGGRALPIECDVADFSSVQLAVQRCEDELGPVDRLIANAGMGRPTPVRNFRSSDFEVALATNFMGLVYCVEATLPGMLRRGGGQIVGVSSPAGWRGIPGSGAYSSSKAAMTNLLESLRIELLDQRVSVTTIEPGFVRTEMTDQNDFQMPFLLEPEDAARRIHRAILRRRRVFAFPWQIKVLFKSTNLLPLAIYDRLFARLTRQRNAFAEEQSR